A window of bacterium genomic DNA:
GACCATCCATTAAACCGGATTTTTAACCCAACGGGTGATTGGCATATATGCGATGAAAGAGCACACAGCAATATATACAGTTATCATTGCGCTGATACTTCGACTGGTTTTTATCGCAATAATGCTGATGAATGGTTGGTTAGTCGTGCGCTTGTTGCCCTCGATGAACCTGTTCTGTCTTATTGGCTGAACTACGATATTACCACATATGGAACAGATGGTTTGTATACATATATAATAACAAACTATGATACTATACAGCTCGACTACATCGGTGCGGGTGGCGCGTTGCCACCGTTTCTTACTTTTCATATGGGATGGGCAAGATTCGAGTATAGCATTCCGTTAAGTTTCGGAGATACATTCAGAGTTGCCTTCCGTTTCGTTTCAGATTCTTCCGAGACTGCGCAGGGATTTTTTGTGGACGACATAACGTTAAGCGGACTCTCAACGGAGTGGATGGGTTCTGTTTGGGAAAAGCCTGATAAGTCAGGTTTTGACATTATTTGTGCGCCAAACCCATTTAATAAAACCGTGACGATCGCCGTTGATGGAATCAGCTCAGGCAAAATCTATATATTCGATGTGTTAGGAAGGCTCGTTTATCGCGGTAAGTTGGCTGGCAAACCTGTTGTGTGGCAGCCATCAGCATTGAATTCGGGGGTTTATTTCGTCCGCATAGTGGGACAAGGCAAGGTTGCAAATAAACGAATTTTATACATAAAATGACGAACCTTTTTGAAGAAAATAAGGCGAGAAGGATATCCGGTGAATATTCGTTCCTTCTTGCTGATAGGATGCGCCCGCGCACACTGGACGAAATAGTGGGACAGGAACACCTCATAGGAGAGGGAAAACCTATACGAAGAATGGTTGAAACGGACGAGTTGAAGTCGATGATTCTATGGGGACCGCCCGGCTCGGGAAAAACGACTATAGCCTATGTGATAGCAAGACTTACTAAGATGGATTTTCTTTCGTTTTCTGCGGTTCTGGCAAGTATAAAGGAGATAAAACAAGTTATCGAGCGTGCTGAGCGAAATCTGAAACTTTACGGCAGGCGTTCTATACTTTTCATTGATGAAATCCACAGGTTCAACAAGGCTCAGCAGGATGCATTTTTGCCCTATGTTGAGAGAGGCGCGATAATACTTATCGGTGCTACAACGGAAAATCCATCGTTCGAAATTATTTCACCGCTTCTTTCCCGGCTTCAGGTTTTCGTTTTGAATCCGCTTGAACCCCATCACATAAAGACCATAGTTTTGCGCGCGCTGACCGACAAGGAGAGAGGATTGGGCAAAACAAGAGACGACATAGACGACGATGCGCTCGAGCTTATAGCGAATGTTAGTTCGGGCGACGCACGATTTGCGCTTAATCTTATTGAGCTCGCTGCCCAGATGTCGGACAGGATAACCGTTGATGTCCTCAAGACTATTCTTCAGCGGGAGAGGATTATATACGACAAATCTGGTGAGGAACATTACAATTTGATCTCAGCACTCCATAAATCGATTCGCGATAGCGACCCCGATGGTGCTCTGTATTGGCTTGCCCGTATGCTTGAGGGCGGTGAGGACAGACGATACATCGCAAGAAGGCTTATACGCATGGCTGTGGAGGATGTGGGTCTCGCTGACCCTTATGCACTGCTTATAGCTATAGCTGCCCAGCAGGCGTTCGACTTTGTTGGCTCTCCCGAGGGTGAACTGGCATTGGCTGAGGCTGCCGTTTATTTGGCTTATGCCCCGAAAAGCAATTCATTGTACAAGGCTCTTTCGAGCGCTATGGCTGATGCAAGGGAATTCGGCTCTTTACCGGTGCCGCTTCACATCCGAAACGCGCCAACGAGGCTTATGAAGGAATTGGGCTATGGAAAGGGTTACAAGTATGCCCATGATTTCGATAACCACATTGTTGAGCAGGAACATCTTCCGGAAAAACTCCGCGGAAGAAAGTATTACATCCCAACAGAGCAGGGGTTTGAGGCGAAAGTAAAGCGCCGCTTTGAGGAAATAAGAAGAAAGTTGAGGGATAGAAAGAATAAATAGTGCATAAAGGAGGTAACGATGGCATTCAGGGTTCTTTTCATGGCGCATTCCCCCGATGCAGACCCCGATAAACATAATTGGATTCTTGAGACCGATATGTATAAGTTGTTCGTGGTTTTCGTTAAAAACCAGAATCAGGCAATAGAAATAAGCAAAAAATTGGCAGAAGACGAGAATATAGACTCGATTCTTTTGTGTCCGGGTTTCACCCACAAGGATGTTGCTGAGATTGTGGATGCTACCGGTGGTAAGGTAGCTGTGGCTGTGGCGCGTAGTGATGGTCCAAGCAGCCGCATTTCAGCCGAAGCCAGAAAACGCGAAGGCTGGATAAAATAGAACCCGTTATAAAATAGAACCCGTTTTGCCAGCACATGAAAACTTACTTCAAAGAGTAGAGCGAAGATTTGCGAAAAATTGACAGAATTACCTTATCCAAAGTTTTTACGCTACATTCGCTATTTTTGTAGTTTTTCTCGTTCTCGGCATGGCTCATACCATAATCGTGGCTTCCATAGCAAGCGGTTGTTTTGTTATTTTTGTTATGCCCAGTAGCCCTACGGCGCAGCCCAAAAATCTCGTGGGGGGACACATTGTCGAGCTCGCCTCTGGCTCGTTATACACATTTTTCGCCTATGACGCTGTTCAGCCAACATCGTTTATTTTTTATGCGTTCGTGTTTGGCATTTCAATTTTTCTGATGATTCTTACCGATACCGAGCATCCTCCAGCAGCGGGCACCGCATTGGGGGTTGCTGTGCATGGTTTCTCGATCGATGTGGTTGTTGCGGTGGTAATGAGTGCAATAGTGCTATCAATTATAGCACGACTGTATCTTGCTGCTAAATTCGGTTTAAGTTATGAGTGCGATAAAAATGATAAGGCATTTTAATGAAAAACATTGGCTGCGCTTGCGTTACGCTCTTTTGGCAGTAAGCTTTCTACTGCTTTTCTTGTTTGTTCACTCATGCACAGATAGTCTTACTGATGTTGGCATTGCTGTTTGATGGTTAAATTTTTGTTTCGCATTTGATTTTTCGTTGTATAATCTGTTGCGAAGTCAAATCAAATTGACTTGACATTTAGAAAATTTTCGTTAAGAATTGCTGATAAGCTATTGGAGGTAGTATGCGGAAGAGAGAGCTGGAAAGGTTTAGGAGAAAGCTTCTCAAGATGAGGGAAGAGATACTTGAGGAGCTGAAACAGTTTGAACAGGAGAAACTCGAACAAAACATGCGCGAGAGGCTGGGTCAGGTGTCGGCATTTACGACCCATCCTGCCGATATCGGCAGTGTTACTGACGAGCAGGAGCGAGCATTTCTTCTCGCGGCGCATAAGCAGAAAATCCTTGATGCCGTGGACGAAGCCTTGTTCAGAATAGAGCAGGGCACATACGGCAAGTGTCGTGGCTGCGGGAAAAATATTGAGATGGAACGGCTTAAAGCTATTCCGTATGCGGAATATTGCCTATCCTGCCAGGAAAAAATAGAAAACGAGGGCGTGCCCTCGCAAAGTCGAATTTTGGGGTGATGTTTTTGTATGGCTAATGTTCCTCAAAAACCTCCTACAACGAGGAAGATAGGTGGGGGACTTATTGTCTGGATTGTCCTTTTCCTTCTCGTTTTTGTCGTGGCGTCGCTTCTTTCGTCCAATCAGGAATTGCGCCTCAAATTAAGCTACACGGAGTTTCTTAAGAGCGTTGAGGAGGGCAAAGTAGCGAAAGTTCACTTTAAGGGGCACAAGATTATCGGAACATTCACAAGTCCGTACTCAGTCCCGCTTGATGGCAGACGCACAAGAAGGCTCGAATACGACCAGTTTACCGTTGTGATACCCTACGATGACCCTGACCTGCCGAAAATGCTTGCCGAGAAAGGAATTGAGGTAACATCGGAGGAAGAGAAGTCGGGCTTCTGGACGATAGCGCTAAATATTCTTCCATGGCTTTTGATTCCGCTTCTTTATTTTGTGTTCATACGGCAAATGCGTGGTGCGCAGCAAGGAATTTTCTCTTTTGCCAAGAGCCGCGCAAAAAGGTTCGTGCAGACTAAAAACAGAGTCACATTTGACGATGTAGCGGGCTGCGAGGAGCCGAAGGAGGAACTTAAAGAAGTAATAGAGTTTCTCAAGAATCCGCAGCGGTTTTCAAAACTTGGCGGGCGAATTCCGCATGGTGTGCTTCTTCTGGGACCGCCAGGGACGGGGAAAACTCTTCTTGCAAAGGCGGTAGCAGGCGAGGCTAATGTGCCCTTCTTCTCTATTTCGGGTTCTGATTTCGTCGAGATGTTCGTTGGTGTGGGAGCGTCGAGAGTAAGGGATCTCTTCGAGGAGGCAAAGAGGAATGCGCCATGCATAATCTTTATAGATGAGATCGATGCTATAGGGCGCTGGCGCGGGGCTGGGATAGGCGGTGGTCATGATGAGCGCGAGCACACGCTTAACCAGCTTCTCGTGGAGATGGATGGTTTCGACCCTAATGAGGGGATAATAGTAATGGCTGCAACGAACCGTCCTGACATTCTCGATACTGCATTGCTTCGTTCGGGAAGGTTTGACAGGCAAATAGTAATAGACAGGCCTGACCTCAGGGAAAGGTACGAGATACTGAAAGTGCATACGAGAAACAAACCCATGGCCGATGATGTTGACCTTATGGCTATAGCGCGCGGGACGCCAGGGTTGGTCGGTGCGGACCTTGAGAACATCGTTAACGAGGCTGCGTTGCTCGCGGCTCGAAAGGGCAAAGACAAAATCGATATGGAGGACCTTGAGCAGGCGATGGACAAAGTTATGATGGGGCTTGAAAGGCCGAGCGTGAGGTTGACTCCTGAGGAAAAGAAAATTTCGGCATATCACGAGGCTGGTCATGCTCTGGTGGGGATGCTGACGCCCGGTGCCGACCCTGTGCGGAAAGTATCCATAATTCCTCGCGGGATGGCGCTGGGGATTACTCAGTTCATGCCAAAGGATGACAAGAGAATCTATCAAAAATCATATATAGATTCCATGCTAAAGTATCTGTTAGGCGGTAGGGCAGCGGAGCTTATAGTTTTCGAGACGCCCTCGACGGGAGCGGAAAACGACCTTAAGAAAGCCACCGAGCTCGCCTATAAGATGGTTGCGCAATGGGGTATGAGCGAAAAAGTGGGACCGATAAACTACTCGGAGGTCACGCAAGAGGTATTTTTGGGCAAGGAAATCGTTTCTCGAACTCACATAAGCGAAAGAACTGCTGAACTTATTGATTCTGAGGTTAAAAGGCTTATTGAGGAGGCTCAAAGCGCCGCTATTGAGTTGCTTAGAAAAAATCTCGATAAACTTCATAAACTTGCACAGGAACTAATGAAGCGAGAGGTGATGACCGGGGATGAGATAAAGGGGTTGTTGGGGCTAAGTTGATGAAGTTTTAAAAACATTATTAACCACCATCCCCCATCCTTCTTGACAAAAAGCATCGCCAGAAATATTTTCACAATTGTAGCCCCCGTAGCTCAGGAGGATAGAGCGGCGGTTTCCTAAACCGTAGGTCGCAGGTTCGAATCCTGCCGGGGGCATTTTTTATCGTTGCCGTTAACACGGTTGAAGTCTATATTTAAAAGGTTATAATAGGGGGTGGTTGATGAGTAAAATGGGGATTCGCGTTTTTTCGCTGCTTTTCATTCTTTTATTTTTCGCTCTTTCCTTAGCGCGCCCGTGTAATATTCTGATTTACAGTAATGCTACAACATGGCATTATAGGCTCGATAGCTTGAAAGCGATTCTTGAGAGGATGGGCAACACAGTCCGTCTTGAGAACCGTTCGACGCTGCGGAATCTGGCTACAGTCTTACCCGGTGATTATTCCCAATTCTGGTATGTTAATGGAGGCTACTATTTTTCGAGGACACTTACTGCTGCCGAACGGGATTCGATAATAAAGTTTGCTCAGATGGGGCGTGGTCTGGCTATTCTGGCCGATCACTCGCCGGGCTTCGCCAACGACGCAAACTACATAGCCGGCAGGTGGGGGGTTAGCTTCGGCGGATATCGTGACCATAGAGGCTCGTCGCCCTGTGATTCAGCTGTCAATTTCTTCCCGCATCCTATAACGGATGGAATAAATGCTATTGAGACAAACATCTCGGAGGGGATGATACATTATAGAGGCTCAAGTTCGGGATTTTCGGTTCTCGCTACCAAACTTACATCGGGCAACCACGATACACTTCTTGCTGCGCTACTTACGGACACTTTTCGTGTGTTCTTTGATGCCTCGTTCGTGAGATATCTTAACGGTCGGGTTTCGCGATGCCAGAGTCGTAAGCTCGTTCATAACATTTCGTGCTGGCTTGAACCGGGGGGTTGCGGATGCGTTAGATGCACTACATCACTTGATTCTGTGTGGTTCTTTGAGGAAACGGATTGCGATGAGAGAAACATCGTGCTTGTTTGCTACATACTTAATAGCACATGTCCTGGAAGTTCGTTCATCGTCGATGTTAGTGTATCACCTGACAGCGGTCGAAACTGGCTTAATTTCGGAAGCGGATGGTTCAGGACTTTTTACGATACAGCTGGTGATGTAGGGGACAGCGTTTCGGCTGGCCCGCATTGCTTTTCATGGGACCTCGGATTAGACCTGCCTGATACTGAAAGCATGAAATGGGCAGTTGAGGTTCGGGTATCCAGACCAATGGAAGGCGGCGAATGGCCGATGTTTCAATACGATTGCATGCACACTGGACGAAGCCCATATAACTGTTGCCATAATTGGTTATCCATTGACACGATGTGGAGTGTTGACCTTGGTGAAAGGATAATGTTTCCTGCAGTTTACAAAGATACTGTTATATATGTTGCGACTGTTGGTGGCAGGCTTCACGCGATTAAATTCGACGGCACACTGCTTTGGACGGCGAGAATAGGTTCCACCTCGTATAGTGGTCCCGTCCTACTTAATGATGGCAGCATCGTAATTGGAAATCAGGCTAATCAGGTTGTTCAGGTCAGGCCTGATGGAACCATAGGCTGGAGATGGACATCACCTAATAACTTAAGGGGAATCAGGCATTGTCCGATTATAGGTTTTGACGATAGAATCTATACCGTTGGATACTATACTTCAGATTGGCACGGTCATCTTCTGTGCTTTACCCAGAGCGGGACATTTATTTGGGACAGGAGTTTACCCGGCGGTGGCTCTTGGATTTACAGTTCACCCGCTATGGACGAAGACACACTGATTTTCACAGTTGATTATACCAATAGCCCTGGAGAGCTCGTTTGCTATAATAGTTCGAGCACAGTCCTCTGGCGTTTTAATACTTATCCACACTCAGGCGAGACCGATCTCAGGTCCTCCCCAACAGTTGATACAGTGCGCAATAGGGTTTACTTTGGCAGCAACAAGAACAATCCACGCGGTATGGTTGCTGTTGACTACTCCCGAACTGCTGCGACATTAGCATGGTTTTACAATGTCGGGGCGGGCAATAATGTTAACTGCTCGCCGGCTATAGATACAGCTGGTAACATCTACTTTGGCACATCAAACGGGACATTTTACTCTCTGACTCCATCGGGCGCATTGCGGTGGACATTCAGAACAGGTGGCGCCATAAGCGACCCGGTTATAGACCCCAGCGGCTGTGTGATTTTCGGTTCCGCGGATAGCAATCTTTACATAGTTTCTGCTGCTACAGGAAGTCTTCTTTATAGCATAAATCTCGGCAGCCCGGTTGTATCGCCGATAATAAGCCAAAGCGGTATTATTTATGTTGGCACTGCTTCAGGGAAATTTTACGCTTTAGGGTGTGGTTTATCAGTCGTTGCTGAACTCGCTGATACAGCTTACGGTCCGGTGGATTCTCGTCCGCCGCGGATTTCTATTTCATGCCCTGAGACCGCAGTATTCCTTGGTGAGCCTGCTCATCTGTCGTGGCATGTTGAGGACATGTTCTGGGCTAATGACCCGTGCTCGGTAAGAATAAATATGTGTGGGACAGAAAGCGTGATTGTCGTGGCTGACACTGCGCTCGATTTCGTT
This region includes:
- a CDS encoding T9SS type A sorting domain-containing protein encodes the protein MVSRALVALDEPVLSYWLNYDITTYGTDGLYTYIITNYDTIQLDYIGAGGALPPFLTFHMGWARFEYSIPLSFGDTFRVAFRFVSDSSETAQGFFVDDITLSGLSTEWMGSVWEKPDKSGFDIICAPNPFNKTVTIAVDGISSGKIYIFDVLGRLVYRGKLAGKPVVWQPSALNSGVYFVRIVGQGKVANKRILYIK
- a CDS encoding replication-associated recombination protein A produces the protein MTNLFEENKARRISGEYSFLLADRMRPRTLDEIVGQEHLIGEGKPIRRMVETDELKSMILWGPPGSGKTTIAYVIARLTKMDFLSFSAVLASIKEIKQVIERAERNLKLYGRRSILFIDEIHRFNKAQQDAFLPYVERGAIILIGATTENPSFEIISPLLSRLQVFVLNPLEPHHIKTIVLRALTDKERGLGKTRDDIDDDALELIANVSSGDARFALNLIELAAQMSDRITVDVLKTILQRERIIYDKSGEEHYNLISALHKSIRDSDPDGALYWLARMLEGGEDRRYIARRLIRMAVEDVGLADPYALLIAIAAQQAFDFVGSPEGELALAEAAVYLAYAPKSNSLYKALSSAMADAREFGSLPVPLHIRNAPTRLMKELGYGKGYKYAHDFDNHIVEQEHLPEKLRGRKYYIPTEQGFEAKVKRRFEEIRRKLRDRKNK
- a CDS encoding HPP family protein; amino-acid sequence: MAHTIIVASIASGCFVIFVMPSSPTAQPKNLVGGHIVELASGSLYTFFAYDAVQPTSFIFYAFVFGISIFLMILTDTEHPPAAGTALGVAVHGFSIDVVVAVVMSAIVLSIIARLYLAAKFGLSYECDKNDKAF
- a CDS encoding TraR/DksA C4-type zinc finger protein, producing MRKRELERFRRKLLKMREEILEELKQFEQEKLEQNMRERLGQVSAFTTHPADIGSVTDEQERAFLLAAHKQKILDAVDEALFRIEQGTYGKCRGCGKNIEMERLKAIPYAEYCLSCQEKIENEGVPSQSRILG
- the ftsH gene encoding ATP-dependent zinc metalloprotease FtsH; translation: MANVPQKPPTTRKIGGGLIVWIVLFLLVFVVASLLSSNQELRLKLSYTEFLKSVEEGKVAKVHFKGHKIIGTFTSPYSVPLDGRRTRRLEYDQFTVVIPYDDPDLPKMLAEKGIEVTSEEEKSGFWTIALNILPWLLIPLLYFVFIRQMRGAQQGIFSFAKSRAKRFVQTKNRVTFDDVAGCEEPKEELKEVIEFLKNPQRFSKLGGRIPHGVLLLGPPGTGKTLLAKAVAGEANVPFFSISGSDFVEMFVGVGASRVRDLFEEAKRNAPCIIFIDEIDAIGRWRGAGIGGGHDEREHTLNQLLVEMDGFDPNEGIIVMAATNRPDILDTALLRSGRFDRQIVIDRPDLRERYEILKVHTRNKPMADDVDLMAIARGTPGLVGADLENIVNEAALLAARKGKDKIDMEDLEQAMDKVMMGLERPSVRLTPEEKKISAYHEAGHALVGMLTPGADPVRKVSIIPRGMALGITQFMPKDDKRIYQKSYIDSMLKYLLGGRAAELIVFETPSTGAENDLKKATELAYKMVAQWGMSEKVGPINYSEVTQEVFLGKEIVSRTHISERTAELIDSEVKRLIEEAQSAAIELLRKNLDKLHKLAQELMKREVMTGDEIKGLLGLS
- a CDS encoding PQQ-binding-like beta-propeller repeat protein; this translates as MSKMGIRVFSLLFILLFFALSLARPCNILIYSNATTWHYRLDSLKAILERMGNTVRLENRSTLRNLATVLPGDYSQFWYVNGGYYFSRTLTAAERDSIIKFAQMGRGLAILADHSPGFANDANYIAGRWGVSFGGYRDHRGSSPCDSAVNFFPHPITDGINAIETNISEGMIHYRGSSSGFSVLATKLTSGNHDTLLAALLTDTFRVFFDASFVRYLNGRVSRCQSRKLVHNISCWLEPGGCGCVRCTTSLDSVWFFEETDCDERNIVLVCYILNSTCPGSSFIVDVSVSPDSGRNWLNFGSGWFRTFYDTAGDVGDSVSAGPHCFSWDLGLDLPDTESMKWAVEVRVSRPMEGGEWPMFQYDCMHTGRSPYNCCHNWLSIDTMWSVDLGERIMFPAVYKDTVIYVATVGGRLHAIKFDGTLLWTARIGSTSYSGPVLLNDGSIVIGNQANQVVQVRPDGTIGWRWTSPNNLRGIRHCPIIGFDDRIYTVGYYTSDWHGHLLCFTQSGTFIWDRSLPGGGSWIYSSPAMDEDTLIFTVDYTNSPGELVCYNSSSTVLWRFNTYPHSGETDLRSSPTVDTVRNRVYFGSNKNNPRGMVAVDYSRTAATLAWFYNVGAGNNVNCSPAIDTAGNIYFGTSNGTFYSLTPSGALRWTFRTGGAISDPVIDPSGCVIFGSADSNLYIVSAATGSLLYSINLGSPVVSPIISQSGIIYVGTASGKFYALGCGLSVVAELADTAYGPVDSRPPRISISCPETAVFLGEPAHLSWHVEDMFWANDPCSVRINMCGTESVIVVADTALDFVAPIDLPCDSAVVYLSVRDSFCNWGHDTCIIRFMPP